A genomic stretch from Flavobacterium sp. KS-LB2 includes:
- a CDS encoding Hsp20/alpha crystallin family protein yields MRTLVKSNGSFPTVNTLFDDFFSKDVFDWSDKNFSTIGSNLPSVNLKETDNKLQVELAAPGMKKEDFKVEIDNNMLMISSEKKEEKEETRKKDNYVRKEFNYQSFCRTFSLPEYIDDSKIEASYKDGILHVDIAKKENGQKKTHKTIAIK; encoded by the coding sequence ATGAGAACTCTAGTAAAAAGTAACGGCTCATTTCCAACTGTAAATACTCTTTTTGATGATTTTTTTTCAAAAGATGTATTTGATTGGTCTGATAAAAATTTTTCCACAATAGGTAGTAATTTGCCTTCGGTTAACTTAAAAGAAACTGATAATAAATTACAAGTGGAATTAGCAGCTCCAGGAATGAAGAAAGAAGATTTCAAAGTTGAAATTGACAACAACATGCTTATGATTTCATCCGAAAAAAAGGAAGAGAAAGAAGAAACAAGAAAAAAAGACAATTACGTTAGAAAAGAATTTAATTATCAATCTTTTTGTAGAACTTTTAGTTTACCAGAATACATTGATGACAGTAAAATAGAAGCAAGCTATAAAGATGGAATTTTACATGTTGACATTGCTAAGAAAGAAAATGGACAGAAAAAAACACATAAAACTATAGCCATCAAGTAA
- a CDS encoding DEAD/DEAH box helicase has translation MLFEDLSLSKSIQKAVFEQGYLNPTPIQEQSIPIVLSGRDLIGCAQTGTGKTAAFAIPIIHQLHRIVGSSKKAKQIRALVVTPTRELAVQIGQSFDTYAKYTNLTQLTIFGGVSQNPQVDTLKNGVDILIATPGRLLDLHKQGFIDLDHLHTLVLDEADQMLDMGFVNDVKKIVKLTPKNRQTLFFSATMPIAIRELAEMFLTDPATVTVSPVSSTAENVEQRVYFVEKGEKRNLLYHLIKNENLSDVLVFSRTKHGADNVVKALRKNNIAAEAIHGDKSQNARQRVLDAFKNKEVGVLVATDIAARGIDIDQLPFVINFDLPNIPETYVHRIGRTGRAGNGGVAISFCSKDEHTYWKDIQKLIKVDVKTVNDHPYHWHSGSPELPSGSQQKNSNRSGGAHKSRKSEVSKQNKKRWY, from the coding sequence ATGTTATTTGAAGATTTATCGCTGTCAAAAAGTATACAAAAAGCCGTATTTGAACAAGGCTACCTTAACCCAACTCCTATCCAAGAACAGTCAATACCAATTGTGTTATCGGGAAGAGATTTAATAGGTTGTGCACAAACTGGAACTGGAAAAACAGCTGCATTTGCTATTCCAATCATACATCAATTGCACAGAATTGTAGGTTCTTCTAAAAAAGCAAAACAAATTCGAGCTTTAGTAGTTACTCCTACTCGTGAATTAGCCGTACAAATTGGGCAAAGTTTTGATACCTATGCAAAATATACTAACCTGACACAACTTACCATTTTTGGAGGAGTTTCACAAAATCCACAAGTAGATACTTTAAAAAATGGTGTCGACATTTTGATAGCAACACCAGGAAGATTGTTGGATTTACACAAACAAGGTTTTATCGATTTAGATCATTTACATACTTTAGTGCTTGATGAAGCAGATCAAATGCTTGATATGGGATTTGTAAATGATGTAAAGAAAATTGTAAAGCTTACGCCAAAAAATAGACAGACATTATTTTTCTCAGCTACGATGCCAATTGCTATTCGGGAATTAGCCGAAATGTTTCTGACTGATCCTGCAACAGTAACCGTTTCTCCTGTATCTTCAACAGCTGAAAATGTAGAACAACGTGTTTATTTTGTTGAAAAAGGAGAAAAAAGAAATTTATTATATCACTTAATTAAGAATGAAAATCTATCCGATGTTTTGGTTTTTTCAAGAACCAAACATGGTGCTGATAATGTTGTAAAAGCGTTACGCAAAAACAATATTGCCGCAGAAGCCATTCATGGTGACAAATCTCAAAATGCAAGACAACGCGTTTTGGATGCCTTTAAAAACAAAGAAGTTGGTGTTCTCGTAGCAACTGATATTGCTGCTCGAGGAATTGATATTGACCAATTGCCTTTTGTGATTAATTTTGATTTACCTAATATTCCTGAAACGTATGTTCACCGCATTGGTAGAACTGGTCGTGCTGGAAACGGTGGTGTTGCAATTTCTTTTTGCAGTAAAGACGAACATACCTATTGGAAAGACATCCAAAAACTCATAAAAGTAGATGTAAAAACCGTTAATGATCATCCCTATCATTGGCATTCAGGAAGTCCAGAACTGCCGTCTGGTTCTCAGCAAAAAAATTCAAACCGCAGTGGTGGAGCTCATAAATCTAGAAAATCTGAAGTATCTAAACAAAATAAAAAACGTTGGTATTAA
- a CDS encoding formimidoylglutamase: MEKIIPFTIKDLAKITNHRSGEIKFGEKMLTVPKETDPVEFLKTCEAKYVLFGIPEDIGIRANFGRPGAASAWDSAIKSIANIQHNRFCKGSQLFVLGQLNVSVEMKEVEHLDFNDIDDRFKLSQLVEKIDKDVSHIIFNIIKLGKIPIIIGGGHNNSYGNIKGSALAKGKPINAINFDAHSDFRILEGRHSGNGFSYAYEEGFLKKYFIFGLHENYTSKSVLDIIKKIEDRVRYNTYDSVSIRKEKDFNQEMALALEFINDDSFGIEIDLDSIPNIACSAMTLSGFSVEQLRQFISYFAKNKNATYLHICEGAPDLGEDKNNHLIGKLIGYLVTDFIKSNTI, encoded by the coding sequence ATGGAAAAAATCATCCCATTTACTATCAAAGACCTTGCGAAAATTACAAACCATAGAAGTGGTGAAATAAAATTTGGAGAGAAAATGCTAACTGTTCCAAAAGAGACCGATCCTGTTGAGTTTCTTAAAACTTGTGAAGCAAAATATGTACTATTTGGCATTCCAGAAGATATTGGCATAAGAGCTAATTTTGGCAGACCTGGCGCGGCATCAGCTTGGGATAGCGCAATTAAAAGCATTGCTAATATTCAGCACAATCGATTTTGTAAAGGAAGTCAACTTTTTGTTTTGGGGCAGTTGAATGTGAGTGTCGAAATGAAAGAAGTAGAACATTTAGATTTTAATGATATTGATGATCGCTTTAAATTAAGTCAATTAGTAGAAAAAATTGATAAGGATGTTTCCCATATTATTTTCAATATTATAAAACTAGGCAAAATCCCAATAATTATAGGTGGTGGACATAATAATTCCTACGGCAACATAAAAGGTTCAGCCCTTGCAAAAGGAAAACCTATCAATGCAATAAACTTTGATGCACATTCTGATTTTAGAATTTTAGAAGGACGCCACAGCGGTAATGGTTTTTCATACGCTTATGAAGAAGGTTTTTTAAAGAAATATTTTATTTTTGGTTTACACGAAAATTATACTTCCAAAAGTGTATTGGATATCATAAAAAAAATAGAAGACCGTGTACGTTATAACACCTATGATAGCGTTAGCATTAGAAAAGAAAAAGATTTTAATCAAGAAATGGCTCTAGCCTTAGAGTTTATAAATGATGATTCTTTTGGAATTGAAATTGATTTAGATTCGATTCCTAATATTGCTTGCAGTGCAATGACTTTAAGTGGTTTCTCAGTCGAGCAACTTCGTCAATTTATTTCTTATTTTGCAAAAAATAAAAATGCAACCTATTTACACATTTGCGAAGGCGCACCTGATTTAGGTGAAGACAAAAACAATCATTTGATAGGTAAACTTATAGGATATTTAGTAACTGATTTCATTAAATCTAATACTATCTAA
- the hutI gene encoding imidazolonepropionase — protein MTTLIINIKELLQVRETAISKVSGAEMAILPTIKNAFLVVKDKLIADFGAMENLPPIHADKTIDATGKIVLPSWCDSHTHIVYAGNREQEFVDRINGMTYEEIANRGGGILNSAKKLNESTEEEIYNQSKARLEEVMRLGTGAVEIKSGYGLTVEGELKMLRVIQRLAQNYPITIKATFLGAHAFPLQYSANHKGYIDLIIDEILPEIAKNKLAEFIDVFCETGYFTVEETQQIMEAGIKFGLKPKIHVNQFNSIGGIQAGIKYNALSVDHLEIMTTEDIEALKNTETMPVALPSCSYFLSIPYTPARKMIATGLPIALATDYNPGSTPSGNMNFVVATACIKMKMTPEEAINAATINGAYAMGISETHGSITIGKMANLIITKPIPSYYQLPYAFGSNLIDTVLIDGEIYS, from the coding sequence ATGACAACCTTAATCATCAATATAAAAGAGCTACTTCAGGTTCGAGAAACGGCAATCTCTAAAGTTTCTGGTGCTGAAATGGCAATTCTTCCAACGATCAAGAATGCCTTTTTAGTAGTTAAAGACAAGTTAATTGCTGATTTTGGTGCTATGGAGAATTTACCTCCAATACATGCTGATAAAACGATTGATGCCACCGGAAAAATAGTTTTACCTTCCTGGTGTGATAGTCATACTCATATTGTTTATGCCGGTAATAGAGAACAGGAATTTGTTGATCGAATCAATGGCATGACCTATGAAGAAATTGCCAATCGTGGCGGTGGAATCTTAAATTCTGCAAAAAAACTCAACGAATCCACTGAAGAAGAAATTTACAATCAATCAAAAGCGCGGCTGGAAGAAGTCATGCGTTTAGGAACTGGAGCTGTCGAAATTAAATCAGGATACGGATTGACTGTTGAAGGAGAATTGAAAATGCTTCGCGTGATACAGCGATTAGCTCAAAACTATCCCATAACTATAAAAGCTACTTTTCTTGGCGCTCATGCTTTTCCATTGCAATATTCAGCAAATCACAAAGGCTATATTGATTTAATCATCGACGAAATACTTCCTGAAATTGCCAAAAATAAACTGGCAGAATTCATCGATGTATTTTGTGAAACGGGCTATTTTACTGTTGAAGAAACTCAACAAATCATGGAAGCTGGAATTAAATTTGGTTTAAAGCCAAAAATTCATGTCAATCAGTTTAACTCTATTGGCGGAATTCAGGCTGGTATAAAATATAATGCACTTTCTGTAGATCATTTAGAAATTATGACTACAGAAGATATTGAAGCGTTAAAAAATACTGAAACAATGCCAGTGGCGCTGCCTTCGTGTTCCTATTTTTTAAGTATTCCGTATACTCCAGCACGAAAAATGATAGCTACTGGACTTCCTATCGCTCTTGCCACTGATTACAATCCAGGTTCTACTCCATCTGGAAACATGAATTTTGTAGTTGCTACAGCGTGTATCAAAATGAAAATGACTCCAGAAGAAGCTATAAACGCAGCTACAATAAATGGTGCCTATGCTATGGGGATTTCTGAAACCCACGGAAGCATTACTATTGGTAAAATGGCAAACCTTATTATCACTAAACCGATTCCCTCCTACTATCAATTACCCTATGCCTTTGGCAGTAATCTAATTGATACTGTATTGATAGACGGTGAAATTTATTCATAA
- a CDS encoding glutaminyl-peptide cyclotransferase: protein MKNYNILSIILLGTLFVNCGDTKKGENSLFTFDNSKFKEQYKPQETIDLGILNTNSKSIDSIIYYVNDKKIGSKKGIDKLTFELKDQKLGYQKLKALVYFEGQNSEATTRVELVSNIQPKLLKYTIINTYPHDIGSYTQGLEFYRDTLYEGTGQYGKSQLKKTDYKTGKVYKEIELDSKYFGEGITILNNKVYQLTWKENEGYVYNADTFKKEKTFTYFKPIEGWGLTNDGKNLYQSDGTEKIWILDPATLKELDYLNVYSFETKIKSINELEWINGKIYGNVYQKDAIAIINPKNGTVEAIINLTDLKKKITQLPDTDVLNGIAYNPKTKTIFVTGKNWDKMFEIKVSE, encoded by the coding sequence ATGAAAAATTATAACATACTATCTATCATTTTATTAGGAACCCTATTTGTTAATTGTGGTGACACTAAAAAAGGTGAAAATTCTTTATTTACCTTTGATAATTCTAAATTTAAAGAACAATACAAACCTCAAGAGACTATAGATTTAGGAATTTTGAACACAAATTCAAAAAGTATTGACAGCATTATCTATTATGTAAATGATAAAAAAATTGGTTCTAAAAAAGGAATTGACAAATTAACTTTTGAATTGAAAGATCAAAAATTAGGGTATCAAAAACTAAAGGCTTTGGTCTATTTCGAGGGACAAAACTCAGAAGCTACCACAAGAGTAGAATTAGTTTCTAATATACAACCAAAATTATTGAAGTATACGATTATCAATACATATCCACACGACATCGGATCCTACACACAAGGATTAGAATTTTATCGCGATACATTATATGAAGGAACTGGACAATATGGCAAGTCTCAGCTCAAAAAAACCGATTATAAAACTGGAAAAGTTTATAAAGAAATTGAACTAGATTCCAAATATTTTGGAGAAGGAATAACAATTCTGAACAATAAAGTATACCAACTGACTTGGAAAGAGAATGAAGGATACGTTTATAATGCCGATACCTTTAAAAAAGAAAAAACATTTACCTATTTCAAACCTATTGAAGGATGGGGATTGACCAATGATGGAAAAAATTTATACCAATCGGACGGGACCGAAAAAATCTGGATTTTGGATCCAGCTACTTTAAAAGAATTAGATTATTTAAACGTTTACTCTTTTGAAACAAAAATAAAATCCATCAATGAATTGGAATGGATTAATGGAAAAATTTATGGTAATGTTTATCAAAAAGATGCTATTGCCATAATAAATCCTAAAAATGGAACCGTAGAAGCAATTATCAATCTTACCGATTTAAAGAAAAAAATAACACAGTTACCAGATACTGATGTCTTAAACGGAATTGCATACAACCCAAAAACAAAAACCATTTTCGTAACTGGGAAAAACTGGGATAAAATGTTTGAAATCAAAGTTTCAGAATAA
- a CDS encoding SDR family oxidoreductase codes for MSKVVLITGGSSGIGKSIGAFLHQKGFVVYGTSRNPERVLNSVFPLVTLDVRDADSIHAAVAKVISISGRLDVVINNAGVGITGPLEETPMQEIKNNFDTNFFGPIEVMQAVLPQMRAQQSGLIINITSIAGYMGLPYRSVYSASKGALELITEALRMEVKSFGVDITNVAPGDFATNIASGRYHAPVVDGSAYEIPYGNTLKMMDEHVDSGGNPNEMAEAVYGIILNPSPNIHYKVGAFMQKFSIVLKRILPDKVYEKMLMNHFKL; via the coding sequence ATGAGTAAAGTAGTTTTAATTACAGGAGGTTCTTCGGGAATAGGGAAATCTATTGGTGCTTTTTTGCATCAAAAAGGTTTTGTTGTTTATGGAACCAGCAGAAATCCAGAGCGAGTTTTGAATTCGGTTTTTCCATTGGTTACTTTAGATGTTCGGGATGCGGATTCGATTCATGCGGCTGTTGCCAAAGTGATTTCGATTTCCGGAAGATTAGATGTTGTTATTAATAACGCTGGTGTAGGAATCACTGGACCTTTGGAAGAAACTCCTATGCAGGAGATTAAGAATAATTTTGACACTAATTTTTTTGGTCCAATTGAAGTGATGCAAGCAGTGTTACCACAAATGCGTGCACAACAATCTGGACTAATTATCAATATTACTTCTATTGCTGGTTATATGGGATTGCCGTATCGAAGTGTTTATTCTGCTTCTAAAGGTGCGCTCGAACTTATAACCGAAGCATTGCGTATGGAAGTGAAATCTTTTGGAGTTGATATTACTAACGTAGCACCTGGTGATTTTGCTACGAATATTGCTTCGGGGCGCTATCACGCTCCAGTTGTAGACGGTTCTGCTTATGAAATTCCATACGGAAATACTTTAAAGATGATGGATGAACATGTAGATAGCGGAGGTAATCCTAATGAAATGGCCGAAGCGGTCTATGGAATTATCCTAAATCCAAGTCCAAATATTCATTATAAAGTAGGCGCTTTTATGCAAAAGTTCTCGATTGTTTTGAAGCGAATTTTACCCGATAAAGTATATGAAAAGATGCTTATGAACCATTTTAAATTGTAA
- the fsa gene encoding fructose-6-phosphate aldolase translates to MKFFIDTANLAQIKEAQALGVLDGVTTNPSLMAKEGITGKNSILKHYVDICNLVDGDVSAEVNALDYDGMIKEGEELADLHEQIVVKLPMTKEGVMAAKYFSDKGIKTNVTLVFSAGQALLAAKAGATYVSPFIGRLDDVSTDGLALIEEIRLIYDNYGYETQILAASVRHTMHIVNCAKIGADVMTGPLSAIYGLLKHPLTDIGLAQFVADFEKGNK, encoded by the coding sequence ATGAAGTTTTTTATTGACACGGCTAATTTAGCTCAAATTAAGGAAGCACAAGCATTAGGCGTTTTGGATGGTGTTACAACTAATCCATCATTGATGGCTAAAGAAGGAATTACAGGTAAAAACAGCATTTTGAAACATTATGTTGACATTTGTAATTTAGTTGATGGAGATGTTAGTGCCGAAGTAAATGCTTTGGATTACGACGGAATGATTAAAGAAGGCGAAGAATTAGCGGATTTACATGAGCAAATCGTGGTAAAATTGCCTATGACTAAAGAAGGTGTTATGGCTGCTAAATACTTTTCGGATAAAGGAATTAAAACGAATGTAACTTTAGTATTCTCTGCTGGTCAGGCTTTATTGGCTGCAAAAGCGGGAGCTACTTATGTTTCTCCGTTCATTGGTCGTTTAGATGATGTATCTACAGACGGTTTGGCTTTGATTGAAGAAATCAGATTGATTTATGATAACTACGGTTATGAAACTCAAATTCTTGCTGCTTCAGTGCGTCACACGATGCATATTGTAAACTGTGCAAAAATTGGTGCTGATGTTATGACTGGACCATTATCAGCTATTTATGGCTTATTGAAACACCCATTGACTGATATTGGATTGGCACAGTTTGTTGCTGATTTCGAGAAAGGAAATAAATAG
- a CDS encoding MFS transporter yields the protein MNSEQTKSNNSALYTLITVFFFWGFIGASNGIFIPFCKAKFGLDQFQSQLIDFAFYGAYYIGALLLFIFSSIAKKDILNGWGFKKGIIYGLLVSTFGAVLMIIAVTQGSYLFILGALFIVALGFSLQQTSAQPFAASLGEPHSASSRLNLAGGINSLGTTIGPIVVSIALFGVIAGVNIEEFAQKPDSLDSMRILYVFVGGLFLLAAALFHFSKKLPSGKSDSTFETANKAMKTLIVITVVLVAIFAYIFSRYEEPEFITRFIENKEKDYLGLALTVSTLLVVVIGLFFANTTAQKNPEGWGAMKYPQLVLGMLALFAYVGVEVTIGSNLGELLVTADFGSISGPALAPYMSMYWGSLMIGRWAGAITVFNPSSQLKKILLIVVPYIAFGVVLAANAISGQDVTPLYAYAFVILFQIAGFFLGKDQPSRTLMIFGLMGMTAMLIGLFTTGTIAIFAFMSGGLFLSIMWPSIFSLAIAGLGKYTSQGSAFLVMMILGGGIIPPLQGKLADIIGIHTSYFIPVLCFAFIAFYGWKVIGILEKQGIGKEIEVGGGH from the coding sequence ATGAATTCAGAACAAACAAAGTCTAACAATTCCGCACTTTATACGCTCATAACCGTATTTTTCTTTTGGGGTTTTATTGGAGCTTCAAACGGAATATTTATTCCATTTTGCAAAGCTAAATTTGGCTTAGACCAATTTCAAAGTCAACTAATCGATTTTGCTTTTTATGGTGCTTATTATATTGGAGCTTTATTGCTTTTTATTTTTAGTAGTATTGCCAAAAAAGATATTCTTAACGGTTGGGGATTCAAAAAAGGGATCATTTACGGATTATTAGTCAGCACATTTGGAGCTGTACTCATGATAATTGCAGTAACACAAGGAAGTTATTTGTTTATTCTAGGCGCATTATTTATTGTTGCACTTGGTTTTTCACTTCAACAAACATCAGCACAACCTTTTGCAGCGTCTCTTGGTGAACCACATTCAGCTTCAAGCAGATTGAATCTTGCAGGAGGTATTAATTCATTGGGAACCACAATAGGACCAATAGTTGTTTCTATAGCCTTATTTGGTGTTATTGCAGGTGTAAATATTGAAGAATTTGCTCAAAAACCAGATTCATTAGATTCAATGAGAATCCTTTATGTATTTGTAGGTGGACTCTTTTTATTGGCGGCAGCGTTATTCCATTTTTCTAAAAAACTACCATCTGGAAAAAGTGATTCTACTTTTGAAACAGCGAATAAAGCAATGAAAACCTTAATTGTTATCACTGTAGTTTTGGTTGCTATTTTTGCTTACATCTTTTCTCGTTATGAGGAACCTGAATTTATCACTCGTTTTATAGAGAATAAAGAAAAAGATTATTTAGGACTAGCCTTAACAGTTTCTACACTTTTGGTTGTAGTTATTGGATTATTCTTTGCAAATACAACTGCTCAAAAAAATCCTGAAGGATGGGGAGCCATGAAATACCCACAATTAGTTTTGGGAATGTTAGCCCTTTTCGCTTATGTAGGTGTCGAAGTAACTATAGGAAGTAACCTTGGCGAATTATTGGTAACGGCTGACTTTGGTTCAATTTCAGGTCCAGCTTTAGCGCCTTACATGTCTATGTATTGGGGAAGTTTAATGATTGGACGTTGGGCAGGAGCCATTACGGTTTTTAACCCATCATCACAACTAAAGAAAATTTTACTTATCGTTGTTCCTTATATTGCATTTGGAGTAGTTTTAGCGGCTAATGCTATTTCGGGACAAGATGTAACACCTTTATACGCTTATGCTTTTGTAATTTTGTTCCAAATCGCTGGTTTCTTTTTAGGAAAAGACCAACCGTCAAGAACCTTAATGATTTTTGGTTTAATGGGAATGACAGCAATGCTTATTGGATTATTTACTACCGGAACGATTGCAATTTTTGCCTTTATGAGCGGTGGTTTATTCTTAAGTATCATGTGGCCGTCTATTTTCTCATTAGCAATTGCTGGTTTAGGAAAATACACATCTCAAGGTTCTGCCTTCTTGGTAATGATGATTTTGGGTGGTGGTATTATCCCGCCATTACAAGGAAAATTAGCTGATATCATCGGAATTCATACTTCTTACTTCATTCCTGTTTTATGTTTCGCTTTCATCGCATTCTATGGTTGGAAAGTAATCGGAATTTTAGAAAAACAAGGAATCGGAAAAGAAATAGAAGTTGGTGGAGGGCACTAA
- a CDS encoding LytR/AlgR family response regulator transcription factor: MMIKCVLIDNEPLALKTIQNYINNFANFEITGTFNNALDALTFINNNTIDAVFLDIKMPMMTGFELIRLIEYKTKIIITTAFREFAAESYDLDVLDYLIKPIPFPRFIKCIHKIEADFNLKNNIKIESHIFIKVDKKMIKIMIDEILFIEGMKEYIKVIIRDKTYITHKSLTSLSEELPADRFIRIHKSYTIAIDKVKSIEGNRIQILSYTLPIGRNYSKDVKNKILE, translated from the coding sequence ATAATGATTAAATGTGTTTTGATTGACAACGAACCATTAGCTTTAAAAACAATACAAAATTATATTAATAATTTTGCCAACTTTGAAATTACTGGTACATTCAACAATGCACTAGACGCTCTTACATTCATTAACAACAACACTATTGATGCTGTTTTTTTGGATATTAAAATGCCAATGATGACTGGTTTTGAATTAATTCGATTGATAGAATACAAAACAAAAATTATTATCACAACCGCCTTTAGAGAATTTGCAGCCGAAAGTTATGATTTAGACGTTTTAGACTATTTAATAAAACCAATACCCTTCCCCAGATTTATCAAATGCATTCATAAAATCGAAGCCGATTTCAATTTAAAAAACAATATTAAAATTGAATCACATATTTTTATCAAAGTTGATAAGAAAATGATCAAAATAATGATTGATGAGATTCTATTTATTGAAGGCATGAAAGAATATATAAAAGTAATAATACGTGACAAAACATATATTACGCACAAATCATTAACTTCTTTATCTGAAGAATTACCCGCTGACCGGTTCATACGAATTCATAAATCTTATACTATAGCAATAGATAAAGTAAAATCTATCGAAGGGAATCGAATACAAATCCTTTCATACACGTTGCCAATTGGACGAAACTATAGTAAAGATGTAAAAAATAAAATTTTAGAATAA
- the nagB gene encoding glucosamine-6-phosphate deaminase, with the protein MKSTIEIKSDISYKSAGQFEETRFEKIHNEIFKNSVEASVIVAQEIAQLIRSKQFESKPCVLGLATGSSPIKVYEELVRMHQEDGLSFNNVITFNLDEYYPMTKENNQSYHYFMHEHLFNHIDIKPENINIPDGTVTIDELYQYCIDYEMKIKNAGGLDFQLLGIGRTGHVGFNEPGSHINSGTRIITLDHITRVDASSDFNGIDNVPKRAITMGVSTILRSKRIVLMAWGQNKAEIIKRTIQGDISAEVPATFLQNHTNTTFVLDQSAASELTRFKTPWLVGECIWTQELKSKAIVWLCQKTNQSILKLTDRDYNNNGMSDLLALEGSAYDLNINMFNVLQHTITGWPGGKPNTDDTYRPERANPAKKRVILFSPHPDDDVISMGGTFSKLIKQGHDVHVVYQTSGNIAVTDDEALKFAEVCNDFVGLGESSINFDTVINFLNNKKENQIDSLEVRKLKGLIRRRESYAATRYIGLKEENIHFLDMPFYETGQIKKNPIGNDDITIVKNIIAKIKPHQVFAAGDLADPHGTHEVCLNAIFAAMKQLKSEVYMNDCWLWLYRGAWHEWDIHEIDMAVPLSPDEVLLKRHAILYHQSQKDRVMFQGNDTREFWVRAEDRNKHTAKLYDNLGLAEYEAIEAFKRFDY; encoded by the coding sequence ATGAAAAGTACTATAGAAATTAAATCAGATATAAGCTATAAAAGTGCCGGTCAATTTGAAGAAACTAGATTTGAGAAAATTCACAACGAAATTTTTAAAAATTCAGTAGAAGCCTCGGTTATTGTCGCTCAGGAAATTGCACAATTAATTAGGTCTAAACAGTTTGAAAGTAAACCTTGTGTTTTAGGTTTAGCAACAGGTTCTTCTCCAATAAAAGTATATGAAGAATTGGTTCGGATGCATCAAGAAGATGGGCTAAGTTTTAATAACGTAATCACTTTTAATTTGGATGAATATTATCCAATGACAAAAGAGAACAATCAGAGTTATCATTACTTCATGCATGAACATCTTTTTAATCATATTGACATTAAACCCGAAAACATTAATATACCAGATGGAACTGTAACTATTGATGAGCTATATCAATATTGTATTGATTATGAAATGAAAATAAAAAATGCAGGAGGGCTTGATTTTCAATTATTAGGAATTGGTCGTACCGGTCACGTTGGATTCAATGAACCGGGTTCACACATTAATTCAGGGACGCGTATAATTACTTTGGATCACATTACTAGAGTTGATGCTTCATCAGATTTTAACGGTATTGATAATGTGCCTAAAAGAGCTATTACTATGGGTGTTTCTACGATTCTGAGATCCAAAAGAATTGTATTAATGGCCTGGGGCCAAAACAAAGCAGAAATTATAAAAAGAACCATCCAAGGAGATATCAGCGCTGAAGTTCCTGCTACTTTTTTACAAAATCATACGAATACAACCTTTGTTTTGGATCAATCTGCTGCTTCAGAATTAACCCGATTTAAAACTCCATGGTTAGTTGGAGAATGTATTTGGACACAAGAATTAAAAAGTAAAGCTATTGTTTGGCTGTGCCAAAAAACAAACCAATCTATTTTAAAACTGACCGACAGGGATTACAATAACAACGGGATGTCTGATTTATTAGCTCTAGAAGGCTCTGCGTACGATTTAAATATTAATATGTTTAATGTGTTGCAGCATACCATAACTGGTTGGCCCGGAGGAAAACCTAATACAGATGATACTTACAGACCGGAGCGTGCTAATCCTGCTAAGAAAAGAGTAATCCTTTTTAGTCCGCATCCAGATGATGATGTAATTTCTATGGGAGGAACGTTTTCAAAATTGATAAAACAAGGTCATGATGTTCACGTTGTTTATCAAACGTCTGGAAATATAGCGGTTACAGATGATGAAGCTTTAAAATTTGCTGAAGTTTGTAATGATTTTGTAGGCCTTGGAGAAAGTAGTATTAATTTTGATACCGTTATCAATTTTTTAAATAATAAAAAAGAAAATCAAATAGATTCGCTGGAAGTTAGAAAATTAAAGGGACTTATTAGACGCCGTGAATCGTATGCTGCAACAAGATACATCGGATTGAAAGAGGAGAATATTCATTTTTTAGATATGCCTTTTTATGAAACGGGGCAGATAAAGAAAAATCCCATAGGTAATGATGACATTACCATTGTTAAAAACATAATTGCAAAAATTAAGCCCCATCAAGTTTTTGCCGCAGGAGACCTTGCTGATCCTCATGGCACGCATGAAGTTTGTCTGAACGCTATTTTTGCTGCAATGAAGCAACTGAAATCAGAGGTGTACATGAATGACTGTTGGCTGTGGTTATATCGAGGAGCTTGGCATGAATGGGATATTCATGAAATAGATATGGCCGTTCCATTAAGTCCAGACGAAGTTTTACTAAAAAGACATGCTATTTTGTACCATCAATCCCAAAAAGATAGGGTAATGTTTCAAGGAAACGACACCAGAGAATTTTGGGTAAGAGCAGAAGATAGAAATAAACATACAGCAAAGTTGTATGATAATTTAGGTTTAGCGGAGTACGAAGCTATCGAAGCTTTCAAGCGTTTCGACTATTAA